In Candidatus Dormiibacterota bacterium, one DNA window encodes the following:
- a CDS encoding lactate utilization protein: MLVGPLGASELTDRFRQRATQAGATVQTVPDDSAAVAAVALVARQFDAPRVTATPEGARFAPAGALVGGSALEVADAEMGVSVGRLAVAETGSVLLGSNNTEARLVGMLARTHVVVVSARLLVPSLDDAAETVRALAGPGPEQLRYLGLVTGPSRTADIERVLTIGVQGPRALHVVLIEDS, from the coding sequence GTGCTCGTCGGGCCGCTGGGCGCGAGCGAGCTTACCGACCGATTTCGCCAGCGTGCGACGCAGGCGGGGGCAACGGTGCAGACCGTCCCGGATGACAGCGCCGCCGTCGCAGCGGTAGCACTGGTTGCGCGACAGTTCGACGCACCCCGGGTCACGGCGACGCCCGAAGGAGCGCGCTTCGCCCCAGCTGGGGCCCTGGTCGGCGGCTCCGCGTTGGAAGTTGCGGACGCCGAGATGGGCGTCTCGGTTGGCCGTCTCGCGGTGGCCGAAACCGGATCGGTGCTGCTCGGTTCGAACAACACGGAAGCGCGGCTTGTTGGGATGCTGGCCCGAACCCATGTGGTCGTGGTCTCCGCGCGCCTTCTGGTCCCGTCCCTCGATGACGCGGCCGAAACCGTTCGGGCTCTCGCCGGCCCGGGGCCGGAGCAGCTCCGTTACCTGGGACTCGTCACCGGCCCGAGCAGGACGGCCGATATCGAGCGGGTCCTGACCATTGGGGTCCAGGGACCCCGTGCGCTGCATGTCGTCCTGATCGAGGATTCCTGA